In a genomic window of Helianthus annuus cultivar XRQ/B chromosome 10, HanXRQr2.0-SUNRISE, whole genome shotgun sequence:
- the LOC110883169 gene encoding chitinase CLP: MLHLFQLFLLLLALIPREAIAQYPPPYTSFFAPLHKHTDAVNPLYSVQIMTAYVNMQFVHSYFLIDIDAPVTWHDCIVQWNMYPGSCPDNTLCTSPVSCDEYQCTEVQTSYSYKSPYCPRVKDTTPSPEGYCTCSINVMNPINWPCSQALLNYDNFFVNTSNGRNPLPGFYAAFSNAACAPSSAFESFPANVTGVMALSLSPSAFLVSLDQPPLKRTFSLCLPSTSSAPGILFYGNGPFHLLPQSNIDVKNFLSYTPLLKHPDSFGYFIGVNSIVIKTRSIDIPGNTTAKLSTIEPYTTLRTDIYNRVVRRFSMVTKRFPPANPIAPFGLCFSTFTNGTKVDLKVPDIDFNLPDGKKWAISTANSMKQITSDVACLAFVDGGATSEHAIVIGTYQFEDNFLLFDLENSIFGFSSSLLRKKTSCANFNFTMGSG, encoded by the coding sequence ATGCTTCATCTTTTTCAACTCTTTCTTTTGCTTCTAGCCCTCATCCCTCGTGAAGCCATAGCCCAATATCCACCACCTTACACTTCTTTTTTTGCTCCACTCCACAAGCACACGGATGCCGTTAACCCTCTCTACAGTGTTCAGATCATGACAGCATACGTAAACATGCAATTCGTGCATTCCTACTTCCTTATAGACATCGATGCTCCTGTCACATGGCACGATTGCATTGTGCAATGGAATATGTATCCAGGCAGTTGCCCTGACAACACGCTTTGCACCTCTCCGGTCTCTTGCGACGAATATCAATGTACAGAAGTACAGACTTCTTACTCTTATAAAAGTCCTTATTGTCCTCGGGTAAAAGATACTACTCCATCACCTGAAGGATACTGCACATGCTCAATAAATGTAATGAACCCGATAAACTGGCCATGTAGTCAAGCTTTACTTAACTATGACAACTTTTTTGTGAACACAAGTAATGGTAGGAACCCTCTTCCTGGTTTCTATGCTGCTTTCTCAAACGCAGCGTGTGCTCCTTCGTCAGCATTCGAATCGTTCCCAGCAAATGTTACTGGTGTCATGGCACTTTCCTTGTCCCCTTCTGCCTTTCTAGTTTCTTTAGATCAACCACCACTTAAAAGAACATTTTCTCTTTGTTTACCTAGCACCTCTTCTGCTCCTGGGATTTTATTCTATGGAAATggtccttttcatcttcttccacAATCTAATATTGATGTAAAAAATTTCCTTTCTTATACACCATTATTAAAGCATCCGGATTCGTTTGGATACTTTATTGGTGTCAATTCCATTGTAATTAAAACGAGGTCTATCGACATTCCAGGAAATACCACTGCCAAGCTTAGTACAATAGAACCTTACACCACTCTTAGAACAGACATCTATAATCGCGTGGTGAGGAGGTTTTCAATGGTTACAAAACGATTCCCTCCTGCAAACCCGATAGCACCGTTTGGTCTTTGTTTTAGCACCTTCACCAATGGTACCAAAGTTGATTTAAAAGTTCCTGATATTGATTTCAATCTCCCTGATGGGAAGAAGTGGGCTATATCCACTGCTAACTCCATGAAACAGATAACATCAGACGTTGCGTGCCTGGCGTTTGTTGATGGCGGTGCTACAAGTGAACATGCAATCGTTATTGGGACATATCAGTTTGAGGATAACTTTCTGTTGTTCGATTTAGAGAACTCGATTTTTGGATTTAGTTCTTCGTTGTTACGTAAGAAAACATCTTGTGCAAACTTCAACTTTACCATGGGTAGTGGTTAA